TGGCTTTCGTGGGATGTTGTGTCTACGGTGCAAAGGTTGCAGTGTAGATGCCCGTGATGGCTGACTGGTGGCTCGTGCAGGCCATTGTGGCTGTTCCCGGGTGGATGGCCGCTGGATCTAGGTCCCCATCCCTAGCGGCCGCGGGGGAAGGAAGTGCTTTCCCATCTCCGGTGGTTGCGGTGGCAAGCATGCGGCTTGAAGGCCAGGAGGCAGTGTGGGGGCGGGGAGGTTTGCCTAGTGATGTCGGGGAGACGGTGGTGTGCGGCCCGCCTCGCCGGCATATATGGTACTCTGGACCATTATTCCTGAATCTTGGTGCAGCATGTATTGAGGCCGATGCAGCATTAGCAGTGTTGCTCCGGATACACAATCGGTGGACAACGACTTCAGACAAAGGGCATGGATGTGCACTGGCGGCAGTGGATTTTTGGCTGGATTGGAAATCTCTGTTGAGCTGGAAATTACATTTTTAGGGTGTATATCCGAACATATATATATTTTCCAATGCGGCTAGGAATAGCTTGGTTGCACTATCTTCTGATAAAGGAACAACAGAATCATCGACAGCTTGACAACCAAACCGAAAAGATCCAAACATATTGCGTAGTTTTTATTACCATTATTTCGCAAACCGAAGTATAGTCCATAGGAAAACATAGATTTATTGAAATGGAGATATAAAAGCCAGACAAGAATTCTAGCTAAGCTAGCTCGCTCTTATTTCATGCACGCATGGAAGGCCGTTAACGACATATGATGGGATCTCAAGCTGATGCCGCGAGATCAGCAGTAGGCCCCTTCGGGCCATGCAAGTTGGCCCAGAAGCAGCTGTACTTGCGGATCTCACCATTGTTTCCGAACTCACTCGGCAAATGTGCCATCTTCCTCATGGAGGTGCCGAACTGGGAAAAGAACCACCCTTGGTCCTGCGCAAAGCCGTCGACCAGCCAGCTGGTGCTGGCGTCATGTGTGAGGGCCATGTCGGAGTTGAGCACCCCCTTCCCCTCCTTCAGGTTGTTGTAGTACACGTTGTCGAACTTCTCAGGGGTGGTCACGTCCAGGTCCTGCAGATGGTTAGGGTTTCTGGCGCAGGTGCCTTGGAGCCAACGAACAAAGTCGGCGTTCTCTCCAAAGCGGTTCTTGAAGCTGCCGCAGCTTGACCTCCCGATCGTGTGCGCACCGGAGAGGGCCACGACGTCGGTGATGTCGAAACCGCGACTCTGGAAGGATTCGATGAGCTGGGTGGCGTTGAAGTCGGGGCCCGGCAGCTGCTCTACGTTCTCTCTGGGAGCGGGCGCGCGGCTATCCAGTAGACCGAGCGGCACCTCATAGCCTGGCACCTCGACGTGCATCACGGCCTCGCGGGTGGCGAGGTTCATGATGTCCGTGCAGGAGACAGTGGGCCCGCAGGCGTCTTGAACCTTAATGCGAATGCTCTCAATGAGATACACTGCGTTCCTTCTGATTCCATTGTTCTGAGGCATGTTCAGCTCGCTCCAGAACTTGTCAAACAGTAGAAGCGACGCATCACAGCCCTGCATGCATAGTGTTTGTGGTTACATATCCATAAATCCGTGGATCCGTCCATCAAAGTTGACAGAGATTTTATTATGTCTAAATACACTCTCTAAATGTGCAACAAAAATACACTCTGAAAAGTGAAACTTGTACTTTTCACCAGACTCAACTGTTTAGCAAAATCGTATGTCTGGACATAATCAGCATCCTCCTGAAATCAACCTTTTTTTTACCTTAGCGACAAAAAGGCCCCCAATTCAATCGCTTGAAACTGATAATACAACCAGCATCCTGTCCAGCTTAACCGCACAACACTCTCCAAGCTACGGCGCACTTAACATCTCTCAAGGccaacaaggtaacaagtaataaaaggtAGCTAGGGTTGCGTACCTGTGGGAAGCAGTCATGGAACATGACGCGGAGGAGGCCGGCGACAACACCGATATCCTCCTTGATtgcttcctccacggcgtcgtgcACCATCTGCCGCAGGTTTGGACATGACTCGTCGTGGAAGTCATAGGAAAGGCCGTCGGCGTTGGGCATAGAGATCAACGATGGCGCCGCCGTGGACAAGGCCGCCCGGGACAGCACTGCGGCAACCAGGCCTACCATGGCCAACATTGCTGCCCTGCTGGGCTTCATTGATCCTATTCCTATCCTACCTTACCGAGGTTGAGCTAGCTATCTTGCTCTACTGCCTGTGTAGTGTGACTGTGAGTGGGAGTGTGCCTTCCTCACGTCCAAGAGTCGTTTATTTATAGCACAAGCACATAGCTTATGCCGATCAAGGCTAGCTGGTGAACACAATGGATCATCACTTATGTCAATAAAAAATATGGTGATAGGGGCGAAAAGACTCACGTACCCCCGAGTTCCAGATTACAATAGCTATCGCGAAATGTATTTGTGAGTTTGTGATCATGTATGCATAAGCTAAtcttgaagaaaaggaaaaaaaattgctGCCAGTTTTCTACTCTCGCATGATTCCACATGCATTCAGAATTGTTAACACATTGGTCGATAATGGATCGCATCGTCGTGGCAAGCTATGCGCGCGCGGCGTGCACGGATCGATCGACGATGCGCCCTCACATGCCCCTTGATGACCAACTAATTCTAGTATTCCGTAAGCCCACGAGGCCTCTGTCGACAATCGGTGTACACCCAGCTAAGGTACCCCTTACCCCTAAAAAAAGGGCTAAGGTACCACTTATATTGGATCTAAGCTCAGATATTTTTCTAAGCACAGATATTTGCACATACGATATTTTATTTTAAGGTGTAAGGGCAACTTCAACGCCGTGCaacaattttctgcacatattcttGTGCAGGCGGCTGCCTTATGCTGGGTAATGTGGCTAaccagaaatgatttggttttaaaaataaatgtgtTTTTTTCTCCTTTGCAGGTTATTCATGCATGTACGCGATGGCTCCATACTTGGTCTATCTTGCAGAAGTCGGAGGACAGAGACatttttatgatggcgtctacacggCTGGAGCGTACGACCAGGGAGGTTTTCTCCCTCCAAGGATGGCGGTGTAATCTCCGTATAGGATCTTCCCCACCCTAGGCTGGATTGATTTAATTTTGCTGCAAAACTATTTTTACTTTTTGGTCGTATGGacttgttggctgtgtgcatcacgTTATGCAGAGGCCAGGCATTCTTTAGATGCGGTTGTATCACCTTGATAAATCAATTCAACGAAATGTCCTTTATCGAAAGAAAACACCGTGCATCAAACCGGACATAGACATCTGGACAGCACGGTAAGAATAGGTTGCGTTGTCCAGCGTCGTGCATCAAACGTCGGTGGATCGGTCAGCGTGTTCAAATTCTCGCAAGCCAGAATCAAACCTGGGAAGGTTTCCGGGCGTCCGGATAGCCGCCACGTAGGCGTCCGACACCCCAGGTCCAGCCAAAACCGAGTAGGAGCCCGCACATTTGGACATTTCCACCACTTTTCCGCGCGAAAGCGTGTCCTTTTCTCCCGCTTCGCTGTCAGCCGTTGCGATGGAGCCAATCGAGACGGTCGTCATCAAGCCGAAGCCGGAGGACCCATTGGTGGTAGCCGCCCGCCAGTGGACATGGTGACATGCAACACCCGCCACCACAAACAAAAGAAGAGGGAGGACACTTGGGCGGGGGGTGGTCACCCAATACCTCCTCCG
This region of Triticum aestivum cultivar Chinese Spring chromosome 2D, IWGSC CS RefSeq v2.1, whole genome shotgun sequence genomic DNA includes:
- the LOC123050792 gene encoding peroxidase P7; the encoded protein is MKPSRAAMLAMVGLVAAVLSRAALSTAAPSLISMPNADGLSYDFHDESCPNLRQMVHDAVEEAIKEDIGVVAGLLRVMFHDCFPQGCDASLLLFDKFWSELNMPQNNGIRRNAVYLIESIRIKVQDACGPTVSCTDIMNLATREAVMHVEVPGYEVPLGLLDSRAPAPRENVEQLPGPDFNATQLIESFQSRGFDITDVVALSGAHTIGRSSCGSFKNRFGENADFVRWLQGTCARNPNHLQDLDVTTPEKFDNVYYNNLKEGKGVLNSDMALTHDASTSWLVDGFAQDQGWFFSQFGTSMRKMAHLPSEFGNNGEIRKYSCFWANLHGPKGPTADLAASA